A genomic region of Trifolium pratense cultivar HEN17-A07 linkage group LG3, ARS_RC_1.1, whole genome shotgun sequence contains the following coding sequences:
- the LOC123915949 gene encoding uncharacterized protein LOC123915949, translating into MGKELELDLNEKSLEGLSPNTVLPPQQYCVNVKKRSKKGKSSGKDEVFTLKEDFAEIKFARFRSSSCKSRLSRSHGLEGNDDIETRRVSMYQSSEEVKNVKKMGGRQKIEFSRRSDISLSSSIVDSLCGSDDEDSNHRPSDISQYSNFSSRSSACHEPDNSNGFFEICMHSDVKNKKSTAVEGRGSGNLKSKSDKVADSIMNGNFLLEKEKIHSLQKSLSAKVEASYLLPPSLDSDCSSKVRFTPVRKKTNNFIKSKSLRSPLSHIAETNEEVQSNETANIMINRTYQKYMLNDLSNSGKHSDIISEFINREIKYSGIASSPVHLHGNLKMENKQGMPFFEFKVKCPEDVFVAKTWRIGNGFNFVYTFHSIDNRKKSNATGTESHDFDKDSSIVAKMLVSSNLCSEIKDKSDNSMVTEFVLYDLSHSRHSVSSKKKSLCEQNVLKTRKASRVGPKDETFEMEENLTVKNKLQGESNLFSLLPTESYSNLEIAAIVLEIPFSKRESLKYKRGDRLSAKEHSNLSNLCAVVDQSRKSLHDRKFQEQLKVVIPTGYHGLPKDECRGPSPLLDRLRHGGGCDCGGWDMACPLVLLGNPSIQFAEDHSLIEEYQPLQLFVQGAKESNPTFSMKMVEEGHYAVDFHAQLSTLQAFSICVAILHGTSASSGPGNEKNQQQLSKCSSLKMLLEDDVECLFKSITTEKNTAYNSPKGIPRSYVPNPPFSPIARV; encoded by the exons ATGGGGAAAGAGTTGGAGTTGGATCTCAATGAAAAATCTTTAGAAGGTCTAAGTCCCAATACTGTTCTTCCACCTCAACAATATTGTGTGAATGTTAAGAAGAGATCTAAAAAAGGGAAATCATCAGGGAAAGATGAAGTTTTTACCCTAAAGGAGGACTTTGCAGAGATTAAATTTGCTCGCTTCCGAAGTTCTTCGTGTAAGAGCCGTCTCTCTCGATCTCATGGATTGGAAGGTAATGATGATATTGAAACAAGGAGGGTTTCCATGTATCAAAGTTCAGAGGAAGTAAAAAACGTCAAGAAAATGGGGGGAAGGCAAAAGATAGAATTTTCAAGGAGGAGTGACATCTCTTTGTCAAGTAGCATTGTTGATTCTTTATGTGGTTCGGATGATGAAGATTCCAATCATAGGCCTTCAGATATATCTCAGTATTCAAATTTTAGTTCAAGGTCCTCGGCTTGCCATGAGCCGGACAATTCAAATGGATTTTTTGAGATTTGCATGCATTCAGATGTTAAGAATAAAAAATCTACTGCAGTAGAAGGTAGAGGTTCCGGAAATTTGAAGTCCAAAAGTGACAAAGTTGCTGATTCTATAATGAATGGaaattttcttcttgaaaaggAGAAAATTCACTCACTGCAGAAATCACTCTCTGCTAAGGTAGAAGCCTCTTACTTGCTACCTCCTTCTTTGGATAGTGATTGCTCGTCAAAAGTGCGATTCACACCGGTCAGGAAAAAGACGAATAATTTCATAAAGTCGAAATCTTTGAGAAGTCCACTGAGTCATATTGCGGAAACTAATGAGGAGGTACAATCAAATGAGACAGCAAACATTATGATCAACAGGACTTATCAGAAATATATGCTGAATGATTTATCGAACTCAGGAAAACATTCTGACATTATTTCTGAATTTATCAACAGAGAAATAAAGTATTCTGGTATTGCGTCTTCGCCGGTTCACTTGCACGGTAATCTCAAGATGGAAAACAAACAAGGAATGCCTTTTTTTGAGTTTAAGGTGAAGTGTCCTGAAGATGTGTTTGTGGCAAAAACATGGAGAATAGGTAATGGTTTCAATTTTGTATATACCTTTCACTCCATTGATAATAGAAAGAAAAGCAATGCTACTGGGACGGAATCTCATGATTTCGACAAAGATTCCTCAATAGTAGCTAAGATGCTAGTTTCCAGTAATTTATGTTCTgaaataaaagacaaatctgacaACTCTATGGTGACGGAATTTGTGTTGTACGATCTTTCACACTCAAGACATAGTGTTTCATCCAAAAAAAAGTCTTTATGTGAACAAAATGTGCTCAAAACTCGAAAAGCTTCCCGTGTTGGACCGAAAGACGAAACTTTTGAGATGGAAGAGAACCTTACAGTCAAAAACAAACTTCAAGGCGAatcaaatttgttttctttgttgCCTACTGAATCCTATTCGAACCTTGAAATTGCTGCCATTGTCTTGGAAATACCATTTTctaagagagaaagcttgaagTACAAGAGAGGGGATAGATTATCTGCTAAAGAACATTCCAACCTAAGCAATCTTTGTGCAGTAGTTGATCAGAGTAGAAAGAGTCTTCATGACAGAAAATTTCAGGAACAGTTGAAGGTGGTAATACCAACAGGCTACCATGGTTTGCCGAAGGATGAATGTCGAGGTCCCTCTCCATTACTTGATCGGTTGAGACACGGTGGAGGTTGTGATTGTGGTGGCTGGGACATGGCATGTCCCCTCGTACTTTTAGGCAATCCTAGTATTCAATTTGCCGAAGATCACTCACTTATAGAGGAATATCAACCACTACAACTTTTTGTTCAG GGAGCAAAAGAAAGTAATCCTACTTTCAGCATGAAAATGGTTGAAGAGGGGCATTATGCTGTTGATTTTCATGCGCAATTATCCACATTACAAGCATTCTCCATCTGTGTTGCCATTTTGCATGGAACTTCTGCCTCCAGCGGTCCAGGGAACGAGAAAAACCAGCAGCAGTTATCTAAATGCAGTTCATTGAAAATGCTTCTTGAGGACGATGTAGAGTGTCTTTTCAAATCAATCACAACCGAGAAGAATACCGCATACAATTCCCCAAAAGGAATTCCTAGGTCCTATGTGCCAAACCCACCTTTTTCTCCTATTGCGCGAGTATAA